A genome region from Fundulus heteroclitus isolate FHET01 unplaced genomic scaffold, MU-UCD_Fhet_4.1 scaffold_85, whole genome shotgun sequence includes the following:
- the LOC118562274 gene encoding proton channel OTOP2-like codes for MAWDRGKHWGWMLSAFICLNILILGCAFVSAGTSEIVKISSLDLQSFLIFLFLLTSIWMVYFTYNSRARNVSVFKDRHAGPIWLRGGLLLFGILSIIMDIFKIVSYVGYLHCDSAIKVAFPVVQVVFVLVQTYFFWNHSRDCVQVQKNLSRCGLMLTLSTNLVLWMTEVTEESHHQTISPEFSTDHAKLSRRQQYIKSASYGDDQCTCSHTSCDIFKDAYYYLYPFNIEYSLFASTMAFVMWKNVGRAAPESNHHHHHARFNLKDVVIGLVLGILLVAAGIATFVVYEIDMKTNFSDKESHDTALMMHFVMNIVIVTTMCVCTIVGSAIFMVDHREHIPEKNPTQSLDVGLLVGASLGQFIVSYFSIVAMVATGAKGHLNRLNLSWGILMVLQLGLQNFFIIVGLHREPFHEAEPDTVVANPYAAESSKDGSGLQVRDLDQKSNPDTEARGHSRAAEDRHKQLWRRRVLREVCAFLLLGNVILWIMPAFGAHPQFDHDTETQFYQFSMWAAVVNVGLPFGIFYRMHSVASLFEVYQKL; via the exons ATGGCGTGGGACAGGGGCAAACACTGGGGGTGGATGCTTTCTGCATTCATCTGCCTGAACATCCTGATCCTGGGTTGCGCCTTTGTCAGCGCGGGCACTTCAGAGATTGTCAAAATCAGCAGCCTGGACCTGCAGAGtttcctcatcttcctctttctgcTCACCTCGATCTGGATGGTCTATTTCACCTACAATTCCAGGGCAAGAAATGTTTCTGTCTTCAAGGATAGACATGCGGGACCCATTTGGCTCAGAG GGGGACTTCTGCTCTTTGGAATCCTCAGTATCATCATGGACATCTTTAAGATAGTCAGCTATGTGGGGTACCTCCACTGTGATTCAGCCATTAAAGTTGCATTCCCTGTGGTGCAAGTTGTCTTTGTTCTCGTACAG ACATACTTTTTCTGGAACCATTCAAGGGACTGTGTGCAGGTCCAAAAGAACCTTTCACG ctGCGGACTGATGCTCACCCTCTCCACAAACCTTGTTTTATGGATGACTGAAGTTACAGAGGAGTCCCATCACCAAACAATTTCTCCTGAGTTCTCAACCGACCACGCTAAGCTCTCACGACGGCAGCAGTACATCAAGAGCG CCAGTTATGGAGATGACCAGTGTACGTGCAGCCACACTTCCTGTGACATCTTCAAGGATGCCTATTACTACCTGTACCCTTTCAACATCGAGTACAGCCTCTTTGCCTCCACCATGGCGTTCGTCATGTGGAAGAATGTGGGCCGAGCGGCGCCCGAAagcaaccaccaccaccaccacgccAGATTCAACCTCAAGGATGTGGTCATTGGCCTCGTTTTGGGCATCCTCCTCGTGGCAGCAGGCATCGCGACCTTCGTTGTGTATGAAATCGATATGAAAACGAATTTCTCTGACAAAGAAAGCCATGACACAGCATTGATGATGCACTTTGTCATGAACATAGTCATTGTGACCACGATGTGTGTCTGCACCATCGTCGGAAGCGCTATCTTCATGGTGGACCATAGGGAGCACATCCCGGAGAAGAACCCCACCCAGAGTCTGGACGTGGGGCTGCTGGTGGGTGCCTCACTGGGGCAATTCATTGTTAGTTATTTCTCCATTGTTGCCATGGTTGCAACTGGGGCCAAGGGCCACCTGAACAGGCTCAACTTGAGTTGGGGCATACTGATGGTACTCCAGCTCGGCCTACAGAACTTTTTCATTATTGTGGGCCTGCACCGGGAGCCCTTTCATGAGGCTGAGCCTGACACAGTGGTTGCAAATCCATATGCGGCGGAGTCCAGCAAAGATGGAAGCGGACTACAAGTTAGAGACTTAGACCAAAAATCCAACCCTGACACTGAAGCACGTGGCCACAGTAGAGCAGCGGAAGACAGACACAAACagctgtggaggaggagagtgTTGAGAGAGGTCTGCGCGTTCCTGCTACTGGGTAACGTCATT CTGTGGATAATGCCAGCCTTTGGTGCTCATCCCCAGTTTGATCACGACACTGAAACACAGTTCTACCAGTTCAGCATGTGGGCTGCTGTTGTGAATGTGGGCCTTCCTTTTGGCATCTTTTACCGAATGCACTCCGTTGCCAGTTTATTTGAAGTCTACCAGAAGTTGTAA